One region of Thermoplasmata archaeon genomic DNA includes:
- a CDS encoding ABC transporter permease, protein IVYRYAFKNALIPVVTILGLQFAILFAGAVLTERTFSWDGMGTLLLDSINSKDYPMIQGTIVIYALIIIVISVCIDIVNGIIDPRVRY, encoded by the coding sequence CCATCGTGTACCGCTATGCGTTCAAGAACGCCCTGATCCCCGTGGTCACGATTCTGGGCCTCCAGTTCGCGATCCTGTTCGCGGGCGCCGTCCTCACGGAGCGCACGTTCTCGTGGGACGGGATGGGCACGCTCCTCCTGGACTCGATCAACTCGAAGGACTACCCGATGATCCAGGGTACGATCGTGATCTACGCGCTCATCATCATCGTGATCTCGGTCTGCATCGACATCGTGAACGGGATCATCGACCCCCGCGTGAGGTACTGA